In Toxoplasma gondii ME49 chromosome X, whole genome shotgun sequence, a single genomic region encodes these proteins:
- a CDS encoding hypothetical protein (encoded by transcript TGME49_212145) — protein MGRSWASDTFATANPSALTGVLEKSVLPSVRPRPPESGHFVTLLGSSCLVHTEMKTSHAFFPSSAVAYRHSPEVCGVRPMTRLETRKKRPLTYLGFIPAVLKSLHGLETATFLVFPADPLSRNRPSSVFCILWLLRVH, from the exons ATGGGACGCTCCTGGGCGAGCGATACTTTCGCGACCGCCAATCCATCGGCACTAACAG gtgtCCTGGAAAAGTCGGTCCTTCCAAGCGTCCGTCCTCGACCACCCGAATCCGGGCATTTCGTCACTCTCCTGGGAAGTTCTTGTCTTGTACACACCGAGATGAAGACatcgcatgcgttttttccgtCTTCTGCTGTCGCGTATCGGCACAGTCCAGAGGTGTGCGGAGTAAGACCCATGACCAGgctggagacgcgaaaaaagcGACCCTTGACTTATCTCGGTTTCATACCAGCCGTTTTAAAGTCTCTCCACGGGCTAGAGACCGCCaccttcctcgtttttccggCGGATCCGCTTTCCAGGAATCGACCCTCCAGTGTCTTCTGTATCCTGTGGCTTCTTCGTGTGCACTGA